The Bombus pyrosoma isolate SC7728 linkage group LG3, ASM1482585v1, whole genome shotgun sequence genome has a segment encoding these proteins:
- the LOC122566027 gene encoding oxysterol-binding protein-related protein 8 isoform X4, with the protein MGINKFRSIMISQPIVVPGGEHRTSQSETHSMSVGSTSDCFKTMTPPNVSRSLSNRLTTTMGETNQKTDNASDKSLDSCKLTRKESYKAQRKNYRMEKKRVANELLSSFKDPTVIVMSDWLKVRGTLKSWTKLWCILKPGLLLLYKSPKTKSNHWVGTVLLNTCQVIERPSKKDGFCFKLFHPLEQSIWAPRGPEKEAIGAVVQPLPTSYLIFRAPSQAAGKCWLDALELSLRCSSLIVRSTSALPRALPHDTTTTHETQWSEADYEKHFDEHVCLSNYAPQSPTTPQRRLLSCPQPLTPSMSNNPKSVCPSPTPMFQQLYHAVAYWEKQFCDKSPPVAADTDIILSSNTVDMLGDGDTYPHFESSISKPITSCTRRMTVPSVHVLEYDTPTVVTLDPMHSSHIDLDDISQPENGVAADAEISASDSESEGSAKEDQQETINETLYVANEQEVLGAAGEVVTELQEEQKSLIWFLMKQVRPGMDLSKVVLPTFILEPRSFLEKLADSYYHADLLSQAVVEDDAFTRMKGVVKWYLSGFYKKPQGLKKPYNPLLGETFRCYWQHSNGSRTFYIAEQLSHHPPISGFYVTNRQDGFTISATIIAKSKFYGNSTSAVLDGVAILTMLPRGEDYTMTIPYAHCKGILMGTLSMELGGKVHINCEKTGYHTELEFKLKPFLGGAEQMNQVTGGIRLGKETLAIISGYWDGQILITDKRTGQESVFFNPTPEIRKKRLKKYTVPLEHQGPWESEKLWYDVTQAINGDDQVAATDAKTQLEEAQRERAKERKLKGQEWIPKHFVQDIITGNWVYRHADVRPWDPRNDVVQYEQDYIVRTKTRHKTPIMRTGSIVSTEPQTQVPLLQAESRSSLSVLKSSKRQLSNNLPLTETAHDSGSSSAEVHSDSSQSVGKRKRSTARIMDVIKDIERQMLEHGDRLNHIKHILEQLAIIQREQVYQHHSINMLKSFIDTILVIIIVFSVQYFVKIWTDEPSGG; encoded by the exons GTTTAACAACTACAATGGGGGAAACAAATCAAAAAACAGATAATGCATCTGAtaag tcTTTAGATTCTTGCAAGTTAACAAGAAAAGAATCATATAAGGctcaaagaaaaaattaccggatggagaagaaaagagtTGCCAATGAACTCTTAAGTTCGTTTAAAGATCCAACTGTTATTGTTATGAGCGATTGGCTTAAAGTTCGTGGTACATTAAAGAGTTGGACAAAACTGTGGTGCATCCTGAAGCCTGGTTTACTATTGCTATACAAAAGTCCAAAAACAAAA AGTAATCACTGGGTGGGAACGGTTTTACTTAATACATGTCAAGTAATAGAACGTCCAAGCAAGAAAGATggattttgttttaaattgtttcatcCCTTGGAACAGTCAATATGGGCTCCAAGAGGTCCAGAAAAAGAAGCTATTg gTGCGGTTGTACAACCTTTGCCAACatcttatttaatatttagagCACCTTCACAGGCAGCTGGTAAATGTTGGTTGGATGCACTTGAATTATCTTTACGTTGTTCATCTTTAATAGTACGCTCAACAAGTGCATTACCGCGTGCTTTACCACATGATACTACAACAACTCATGAAACTCAGTGGAGTGAAGCAGATTATGAAAAACACTTTGATGAACATG TATGCTTGTCTAATTATGCTCCTCAATCACCTACAACACCTCAAAGACGTTTGTTATCATGTCCTCAGCCTTTAACACCTTCTATGTCAAATAATCCTAAAAGTGTTTGTCCTTCACCAACTCCAATGTTTCAGCAGTTATATCATGCAGTAGCATATTGGGAGAAACAATTTTGCGATAAATCTCCACCTGTCGCTGCAGATACAGATATTATTTTGTCTTCGAATACTGTAGACATGTTAGGTGATGGAGATACTTATCCCCATTTTGAATCTTCTATCTCCAAGCCTATTACGTCTTGCACTCGACGCATGACTGTTCCTTCTGTACATGTCCTGGAGTATGATACTCCAACAGTAGTAACGCTAGATCCTATGCACTCCTCACATATAGACCTGGACGACATTAGCCAGCCAGAGAACGGAGTAGCAGCTGATGCAGAAATTAGTGCATCAGACAGTGAATCTGAAGGGTCAGCTAAAGAAGATCAACAAGAAACAATTAACGAAACTCTATATGTTGCGAATGAGCAAGAAGTCCTTGGAGcg GCTGGAGAAGTAGTTACAGAATTACAGGAAGAACAAAAATCTTTAATATGGTTCTTGATGAAACAAGTTCGACCAGGCATGGATTTATCGAAAGTAGTCTTGCCGACTTTTATTTTAGAACCTCGTTCGTTCCTAGAAAAACTGGCTGATTCTTATTACCATGCAGATTTATTGTCCCA AGCAGTAGTGGAAGATGATGCATTTACACGTATGAAAGGTGTTGTTAAATGGTATTTATCtggattttataaaaaacCTCAGGGTTTGAAGAAACCATACAACCCGCTTTTGGGTGAAACTTTCCGCTGTTATTGGCAGCATTCTAATGGTTCAAGGACTTTCTATATAGCTGAACAG TTATCTCATCATCCACCTATATCAGGCTTCTATGTTACAAATCGACAAGATGGATTTACTATTAGTGCTACAATTATTGCTAAATCTAAATTTTatg gaaattcaACATCAGCGGTTTTAGATGGTGTTGCAATACTGACAATGTTGCCCAGAGGAGAAGATTATACAATGACGATACCTTACGCCCATTGTAAAGGTATTCTTATGGGAACATTATCTATGGAATTAGGTGGGAAAGTTCATATAAATTGTGAAAAGACAGGTTATCATACTGAACTAGAATTCAAACTCAAG CCATTTCTTGGAGGTGCAGAACAAATGAATCAAGTTACAGGAGGAATACGGCTAGGAAAAGAAACTCTTGCTATTATATCAGGCTATTGGGATggtcaaatattaattacagatAAAAGAACTGGG CAAGAAAGTGTGTTTTTCAATCCTACTCCAGAAATACGTAAAAAGAGATTGAAAAAGTACACTGTACCTCTAGAACATCAAGGTCCATGGGAAAGCGAGAAATTATGGTACGATGTTACTCAGGCAATTAATGGCGATGATCAAGTTGCTGCTACTGATGCAAAAACTCAATTGGAAGAAGCACAAAGAGAGCGTGCTAAAGAACGAAAACTTAAAGGACAAGAATGGATTCCTAAACATTTTGTTCag GATATTATAACGGGTAACTGGGTTTATCGACATGCGGATGTTCGACCATGGGATCCTAGAAATGATGTTGTACAATATGAACAAGATTACATAGTGCGTACGAAAACTAGACACAAAACACCAATTATGCGTACTGGAAGTATCGTATCAACTGAACCACAGACACAG GTTCCACTTCTTCAAGCTGAGTCACGTTCTTCGCtttctgtattaaaatctTCCAAAAGACAGTTGTCTAATAATTTACCATTAACAGAGACCGCTCATGATTCTGGAAGTTCCTCTGCAGAGGTACACTCAGATTCTAGTCAGTCAGTAGGTAAAAGAAAACGTTCTACGGCTAG gATAATGGATGTTATAAAGGACATAGAAAGACAAATGTTAGAACATGGTGATAGACTTAATCATATAAAACACATATTAGAACAACTTGCTATAATACAAAGAGAACAAGTTTATCAACACCATAGTATAAATATGTTGAAAAGCTTCATTGATACGAttcttgttattataataGTTTTCTCTGTACAAtactttgtaaaaatatggACCGATGAACCTAGTGGAGGTTGA
- the LOC122566027 gene encoding oxysterol-binding protein-related protein 8 isoform X1 has protein sequence MGINKFRSIMISQPIVVPGGEHRTSQSETHSMSVGSTSDCFKTMTPPNVSRSLSNRVSDSGYGTLPSKLEPVDQQLRRSSVQVQSATLPKLPSTESLSTSVNFATAAPPLSPGLTTTMGETNQKTDNASDKSLDSCKLTRKESYKAQRKNYRMEKKRVANELLSSFKDPTVIVMSDWLKVRGTLKSWTKLWCILKPGLLLLYKSPKTKSNHWVGTVLLNTCQVIERPSKKDGFCFKLFHPLEQSIWAPRGPEKEAIGAVVQPLPTSYLIFRAPSQAAGKCWLDALELSLRCSSLIVRSTSALPRALPHDTTTTHETQWSEADYEKHFDEHVCLSNYAPQSPTTPQRRLLSCPQPLTPSMSNNPKSVCPSPTPMFQQLYHAVAYWEKQFCDKSPPVAADTDIILSSNTVDMLGDGDTYPHFESSISKPITSCTRRMTVPSVHVLEYDTPTVVTLDPMHSSHIDLDDISQPENGVAADAEISASDSESEGSAKEDQQETINETLYVANEQEVLGAAGEVVTELQEEQKSLIWFLMKQVRPGMDLSKVVLPTFILEPRSFLEKLADSYYHADLLSQAVVEDDAFTRMKGVVKWYLSGFYKKPQGLKKPYNPLLGETFRCYWQHSNGSRTFYIAEQLSHHPPISGFYVTNRQDGFTISATIIAKSKFYGNSTSAVLDGVAILTMLPRGEDYTMTIPYAHCKGILMGTLSMELGGKVHINCEKTGYHTELEFKLKPFLGGAEQMNQVTGGIRLGKETLAIISGYWDGQILITDKRTGQESVFFNPTPEIRKKRLKKYTVPLEHQGPWESEKLWYDVTQAINGDDQVAATDAKTQLEEAQRERAKERKLKGQEWIPKHFVQDIITGNWVYRHADVRPWDPRNDVVQYEQDYIVRTKTRHKTPIMRTGSIVSTEPQTQVPLLQAESRSSLSVLKSSKRQLSNNLPLTETAHDSGSSSAEVHSDSSQSVGKRKRSTARIMDVIKDIERQMLEHGDRLNHIKHILEQLAIIQREQVYQHHSINMLKSFIDTILVIIIVFSVQYFVKIWTDEPSGG, from the exons GTGTTAGTGACAGTGGATATGGTACATTACCAAGTAAGCTAG aaCCAGTGGATCAACAACTTCGACGAAGCAGTGTTCAAGTTCAATCTGCAACATTACCTAAACTTCCATCAACAGAGTCCCTATCAACAAGTGTAAATTTTGCAACTGCTGCACCTCCACTATCTCCAG GTTTAACAACTACAATGGGGGAAACAAATCAAAAAACAGATAATGCATCTGAtaag tcTTTAGATTCTTGCAAGTTAACAAGAAAAGAATCATATAAGGctcaaagaaaaaattaccggatggagaagaaaagagtTGCCAATGAACTCTTAAGTTCGTTTAAAGATCCAACTGTTATTGTTATGAGCGATTGGCTTAAAGTTCGTGGTACATTAAAGAGTTGGACAAAACTGTGGTGCATCCTGAAGCCTGGTTTACTATTGCTATACAAAAGTCCAAAAACAAAA AGTAATCACTGGGTGGGAACGGTTTTACTTAATACATGTCAAGTAATAGAACGTCCAAGCAAGAAAGATggattttgttttaaattgtttcatcCCTTGGAACAGTCAATATGGGCTCCAAGAGGTCCAGAAAAAGAAGCTATTg gTGCGGTTGTACAACCTTTGCCAACatcttatttaatatttagagCACCTTCACAGGCAGCTGGTAAATGTTGGTTGGATGCACTTGAATTATCTTTACGTTGTTCATCTTTAATAGTACGCTCAACAAGTGCATTACCGCGTGCTTTACCACATGATACTACAACAACTCATGAAACTCAGTGGAGTGAAGCAGATTATGAAAAACACTTTGATGAACATG TATGCTTGTCTAATTATGCTCCTCAATCACCTACAACACCTCAAAGACGTTTGTTATCATGTCCTCAGCCTTTAACACCTTCTATGTCAAATAATCCTAAAAGTGTTTGTCCTTCACCAACTCCAATGTTTCAGCAGTTATATCATGCAGTAGCATATTGGGAGAAACAATTTTGCGATAAATCTCCACCTGTCGCTGCAGATACAGATATTATTTTGTCTTCGAATACTGTAGACATGTTAGGTGATGGAGATACTTATCCCCATTTTGAATCTTCTATCTCCAAGCCTATTACGTCTTGCACTCGACGCATGACTGTTCCTTCTGTACATGTCCTGGAGTATGATACTCCAACAGTAGTAACGCTAGATCCTATGCACTCCTCACATATAGACCTGGACGACATTAGCCAGCCAGAGAACGGAGTAGCAGCTGATGCAGAAATTAGTGCATCAGACAGTGAATCTGAAGGGTCAGCTAAAGAAGATCAACAAGAAACAATTAACGAAACTCTATATGTTGCGAATGAGCAAGAAGTCCTTGGAGcg GCTGGAGAAGTAGTTACAGAATTACAGGAAGAACAAAAATCTTTAATATGGTTCTTGATGAAACAAGTTCGACCAGGCATGGATTTATCGAAAGTAGTCTTGCCGACTTTTATTTTAGAACCTCGTTCGTTCCTAGAAAAACTGGCTGATTCTTATTACCATGCAGATTTATTGTCCCA AGCAGTAGTGGAAGATGATGCATTTACACGTATGAAAGGTGTTGTTAAATGGTATTTATCtggattttataaaaaacCTCAGGGTTTGAAGAAACCATACAACCCGCTTTTGGGTGAAACTTTCCGCTGTTATTGGCAGCATTCTAATGGTTCAAGGACTTTCTATATAGCTGAACAG TTATCTCATCATCCACCTATATCAGGCTTCTATGTTACAAATCGACAAGATGGATTTACTATTAGTGCTACAATTATTGCTAAATCTAAATTTTatg gaaattcaACATCAGCGGTTTTAGATGGTGTTGCAATACTGACAATGTTGCCCAGAGGAGAAGATTATACAATGACGATACCTTACGCCCATTGTAAAGGTATTCTTATGGGAACATTATCTATGGAATTAGGTGGGAAAGTTCATATAAATTGTGAAAAGACAGGTTATCATACTGAACTAGAATTCAAACTCAAG CCATTTCTTGGAGGTGCAGAACAAATGAATCAAGTTACAGGAGGAATACGGCTAGGAAAAGAAACTCTTGCTATTATATCAGGCTATTGGGATggtcaaatattaattacagatAAAAGAACTGGG CAAGAAAGTGTGTTTTTCAATCCTACTCCAGAAATACGTAAAAAGAGATTGAAAAAGTACACTGTACCTCTAGAACATCAAGGTCCATGGGAAAGCGAGAAATTATGGTACGATGTTACTCAGGCAATTAATGGCGATGATCAAGTTGCTGCTACTGATGCAAAAACTCAATTGGAAGAAGCACAAAGAGAGCGTGCTAAAGAACGAAAACTTAAAGGACAAGAATGGATTCCTAAACATTTTGTTCag GATATTATAACGGGTAACTGGGTTTATCGACATGCGGATGTTCGACCATGGGATCCTAGAAATGATGTTGTACAATATGAACAAGATTACATAGTGCGTACGAAAACTAGACACAAAACACCAATTATGCGTACTGGAAGTATCGTATCAACTGAACCACAGACACAG GTTCCACTTCTTCAAGCTGAGTCACGTTCTTCGCtttctgtattaaaatctTCCAAAAGACAGTTGTCTAATAATTTACCATTAACAGAGACCGCTCATGATTCTGGAAGTTCCTCTGCAGAGGTACACTCAGATTCTAGTCAGTCAGTAGGTAAAAGAAAACGTTCTACGGCTAG gATAATGGATGTTATAAAGGACATAGAAAGACAAATGTTAGAACATGGTGATAGACTTAATCATATAAAACACATATTAGAACAACTTGCTATAATACAAAGAGAACAAGTTTATCAACACCATAGTATAAATATGTTGAAAAGCTTCATTGATACGAttcttgttattataataGTTTTCTCTGTACAAtactttgtaaaaatatggACCGATGAACCTAGTGGAGGTTGA
- the LOC122566027 gene encoding oxysterol-binding protein-related protein 8 isoform X6 yields MGINKFRSIMISQPIVVPGGEHRTSQSETHSMSVGSTSDCFKTMTPPNVSRSLSNQPVDQQLRRSSVQVQSATLPKLPSTESLSTSVNFATAAPPLSPGLTTTMGETNQKTDNASDKSLDSCKLTRKESYKAQRKNYRMEKKRVANELLSSFKDPTVIVMSDWLKVRGTLKSWTKLWCILKPGLLLLYKSPKTKSNHWVGTVLLNTCQVIERPSKKDGFCFKLFHPLEQSIWAPRGPEKEAIGAVVQPLPTSYLIFRAPSQAAGKCWLDALELSLRCSSLIVRSTSALPRALPHDTTTTHETQWSEADYEKHFDEHDLDDISQPENGVAADAEISASDSESEGSAKEDQQETINETLYVANEQEVLGAAGEVVTELQEEQKSLIWFLMKQVRPGMDLSKVVLPTFILEPRSFLEKLADSYYHADLLSQAVVEDDAFTRMKGVVKWYLSGFYKKPQGLKKPYNPLLGETFRCYWQHSNGSRTFYIAEQLSHHPPISGFYVTNRQDGFTISATIIAKSKFYGNSTSAVLDGVAILTMLPRGEDYTMTIPYAHCKGILMGTLSMELGGKVHINCEKTGYHTELEFKLKPFLGGAEQMNQVTGGIRLGKETLAIISGYWDGQILITDKRTGQESVFFNPTPEIRKKRLKKYTVPLEHQGPWESEKLWYDVTQAINGDDQVAATDAKTQLEEAQRERAKERKLKGQEWIPKHFVQDIITGNWVYRHADVRPWDPRNDVVQYEQDYIVRTKTRHKTPIMRTGSIVSTEPQTQVPLLQAESRSSLSVLKSSKRQLSNNLPLTETAHDSGSSSAEVHSDSSQSVGKRKRSTARIMDVIKDIERQMLEHGDRLNHIKHILEQLAIIQREQVYQHHSINMLKSFIDTILVIIIVFSVQYFVKIWTDEPSGG; encoded by the exons aaCCAGTGGATCAACAACTTCGACGAAGCAGTGTTCAAGTTCAATCTGCAACATTACCTAAACTTCCATCAACAGAGTCCCTATCAACAAGTGTAAATTTTGCAACTGCTGCACCTCCACTATCTCCAG GTTTAACAACTACAATGGGGGAAACAAATCAAAAAACAGATAATGCATCTGAtaag tcTTTAGATTCTTGCAAGTTAACAAGAAAAGAATCATATAAGGctcaaagaaaaaattaccggatggagaagaaaagagtTGCCAATGAACTCTTAAGTTCGTTTAAAGATCCAACTGTTATTGTTATGAGCGATTGGCTTAAAGTTCGTGGTACATTAAAGAGTTGGACAAAACTGTGGTGCATCCTGAAGCCTGGTTTACTATTGCTATACAAAAGTCCAAAAACAAAA AGTAATCACTGGGTGGGAACGGTTTTACTTAATACATGTCAAGTAATAGAACGTCCAAGCAAGAAAGATggattttgttttaaattgtttcatcCCTTGGAACAGTCAATATGGGCTCCAAGAGGTCCAGAAAAAGAAGCTATTg gTGCGGTTGTACAACCTTTGCCAACatcttatttaatatttagagCACCTTCACAGGCAGCTGGTAAATGTTGGTTGGATGCACTTGAATTATCTTTACGTTGTTCATCTTTAATAGTACGCTCAACAAGTGCATTACCGCGTGCTTTACCACATGATACTACAACAACTCATGAAACTCAGTGGAGTGAAGCAGATTATGAAAAACACTTTGATGAACATG ACCTGGACGACATTAGCCAGCCAGAGAACGGAGTAGCAGCTGATGCAGAAATTAGTGCATCAGACAGTGAATCTGAAGGGTCAGCTAAAGAAGATCAACAAGAAACAATTAACGAAACTCTATATGTTGCGAATGAGCAAGAAGTCCTTGGAGcg GCTGGAGAAGTAGTTACAGAATTACAGGAAGAACAAAAATCTTTAATATGGTTCTTGATGAAACAAGTTCGACCAGGCATGGATTTATCGAAAGTAGTCTTGCCGACTTTTATTTTAGAACCTCGTTCGTTCCTAGAAAAACTGGCTGATTCTTATTACCATGCAGATTTATTGTCCCA AGCAGTAGTGGAAGATGATGCATTTACACGTATGAAAGGTGTTGTTAAATGGTATTTATCtggattttataaaaaacCTCAGGGTTTGAAGAAACCATACAACCCGCTTTTGGGTGAAACTTTCCGCTGTTATTGGCAGCATTCTAATGGTTCAAGGACTTTCTATATAGCTGAACAG TTATCTCATCATCCACCTATATCAGGCTTCTATGTTACAAATCGACAAGATGGATTTACTATTAGTGCTACAATTATTGCTAAATCTAAATTTTatg gaaattcaACATCAGCGGTTTTAGATGGTGTTGCAATACTGACAATGTTGCCCAGAGGAGAAGATTATACAATGACGATACCTTACGCCCATTGTAAAGGTATTCTTATGGGAACATTATCTATGGAATTAGGTGGGAAAGTTCATATAAATTGTGAAAAGACAGGTTATCATACTGAACTAGAATTCAAACTCAAG CCATTTCTTGGAGGTGCAGAACAAATGAATCAAGTTACAGGAGGAATACGGCTAGGAAAAGAAACTCTTGCTATTATATCAGGCTATTGGGATggtcaaatattaattacagatAAAAGAACTGGG CAAGAAAGTGTGTTTTTCAATCCTACTCCAGAAATACGTAAAAAGAGATTGAAAAAGTACACTGTACCTCTAGAACATCAAGGTCCATGGGAAAGCGAGAAATTATGGTACGATGTTACTCAGGCAATTAATGGCGATGATCAAGTTGCTGCTACTGATGCAAAAACTCAATTGGAAGAAGCACAAAGAGAGCGTGCTAAAGAACGAAAACTTAAAGGACAAGAATGGATTCCTAAACATTTTGTTCag GATATTATAACGGGTAACTGGGTTTATCGACATGCGGATGTTCGACCATGGGATCCTAGAAATGATGTTGTACAATATGAACAAGATTACATAGTGCGTACGAAAACTAGACACAAAACACCAATTATGCGTACTGGAAGTATCGTATCAACTGAACCACAGACACAG GTTCCACTTCTTCAAGCTGAGTCACGTTCTTCGCtttctgtattaaaatctTCCAAAAGACAGTTGTCTAATAATTTACCATTAACAGAGACCGCTCATGATTCTGGAAGTTCCTCTGCAGAGGTACACTCAGATTCTAGTCAGTCAGTAGGTAAAAGAAAACGTTCTACGGCTAG gATAATGGATGTTATAAAGGACATAGAAAGACAAATGTTAGAACATGGTGATAGACTTAATCATATAAAACACATATTAGAACAACTTGCTATAATACAAAGAGAACAAGTTTATCAACACCATAGTATAAATATGTTGAAAAGCTTCATTGATACGAttcttgttattataataGTTTTCTCTGTACAAtactttgtaaaaatatggACCGATGAACCTAGTGGAGGTTGA